GTTCTTCGAGGAACCGGTGGAGCTGAAGTTTCCGTCGGCCATAGCCGTGGCCTCCATCGTCTCGGTGGTGGCGGGGCTGGCGGTGGCGGGCTGGGCCTGGTGGGGCGAGGCGCGCCCCGCCCAGGTGCTGGCCCAGCGCTTTCGTCCCCTCTATCAGCTCCTCTGGCACAAGTACTACATTGATGAGGCCTACCAGTGGGTCATCGACCGTATAGTGCTGGCCCTGGGACGGGTCATCGCCTGGTTCGACCGGGTGGTGGTCAACGACACGGGGGTGGACGGGACGGCGGGGCTGGCCTTCTTCACTGGCTTCGAGCTGAAGTTCCTGCAGACGGGGCGGCTGCCCAATTATGCCCTGGCCATCGCCGCCGGAGCTCTCATCGCGGCCGCCGTCGTCCTGGCGGTGAGGATCTAGAGCCATGGAGTGGGCCGTATTCGCTACCATCGCCATACCCATCGGCACCTGCTTGCTGCTGATGCTGGTGCCCTACCGACATGACGAGCAGGTGCGCTACCTGCCCGTGCCCAAGCTGGGGCCTCTGCCCGATCGGCTGCCGCTGTCGGGGCGCTACCTGGTGCGCTATATCTGTCTGCTTTCGGGGACGGCCCTCTTCGCCCTGTCGCTGCTCATCTTCGTGGCCTATCAGTTCGAGGACGGCGGTTACCGTTTCGAGCTGAGGCTGGACTGGCTGCGGGACGTGGCCTTTCTGGGCGAGAACGGCATCAGCTTCCACCTGGCGGTGAACGGGATAACGGCGCCCCTCATCCTGCTGACGGGCATCGTCATCTTCACCGGCGTGTTCATCTCCTGGAACATCGACTACCGCAACAAGGACTACTTCGTGCTGCTGTTCCTGCTGGTATCGGGGGTGTATGGCGTCTTCGCCAGCCTGGACCTGTTCTGGTTCTTCTTCTGGTACGAGGTGGCGGTGCTGCCGATGTACTTCCTCATCGCCATCTGGGGGGCCAGCACCAACTTCGGCACGTTCGTGCGGACCAAGGAGTACGGGGCACTGAAGCTGGTGCTCTACCTGGTGGCGGGCAGCGTGCTCATCTTCATCGGCATCTTCGCCACCTTCGTGGAGGCGGGGCTGGGCACCTTCGACCTGCCGGCCCTGCAGGCGGTGGCCTACGACGAGACCTTTCAGAAGGTATTCTTCCCCTTCTTCATGCTGGGCTTCGGGGTGCTGGCGGGCCTGTGGCCCTTCCATACCTGGTCACCCGACGGGCATGTGGCGGCGCCGACGGCGGTGAGCATGCTGCACGCCGGGGTGCTGATGAAGCTGGGGGCCTTCGGCATCCTGCAGGTAGGGATGGCCCTGATGCCCGAGGGCGCCCACTTCTGGGCGCCGGTGATGATGACGCTGGGGGTGACGGGCGCCCTGTACGGGGCCGTCTCGGCCCTGGCCCAGACGGACCTGAAGTACATGGTGGGTTACTCCAGCGTCAGCCACATGGGCTACGTCATCATGGGCCTGGCCAGCATGCACGAAATAGGCATCAGCGGGGCGGTATTGCAGATGTTCGCTCACGGGGTGATGACCGCCCTCATGTTCACCAACGTGGGCGCCCTCTACGACCAGGCCCACGTGCGAGACATGACCATCTTCGGCGGCCTGGCCCAGCGGATGCCCCGCCACGCTGCCTACTGGGCGGCGGCGGGCCTCTCCTCGTTGGGGCTGCCGGGGCTGGCGGGGTTCGTGGCCGAGGTGCTGATCTTCATCGGCGTGTTCAAGGCCGGCTACCCCTGGGCGGGGGCGCTGGGCATCCTGGCGGCGGCCATCACCGCCACCTACATCCTGCGCATGCTGGCCCGCGCTTACTTCGGCCCGTTCAACGAGCGCTGGGCCTTCCTGAAGGAGATGCGCCTCGGTGAGCAGTTTGGAGGGGCCGTGCTGGTCCTCTTCCTAGTGCTGGTGGGCATGTGGCCCTTCCCCTTCATCGAGCGCATCTCGGCTTCGGTGAAGAACCTGCCGGGGATAACGCAATGAGGCTGGACTGGTCGCTCCTCGCTCCCGAATACGTTCTGGCCGGCTGGGCGGCCATGCTGGTGCTGGTGGACCTCTTCCTGCCCCGCCTGCGCCGGGAGTGGCTGGGCTACCTGGCGGCGGCCGGAGCGCTGGCTGCCGCTGGCACATCGACCATCTGGCTGGGGGACGAGGCGACCTTTGGCAACCTGCTGGACATCGACAACTACACGACCTTCTTCCGTCTGCTCTTTCACGGCATCGCCTTTGTCGTCTGCCTCATCTCGGCCCGCTACGTGGGGGAACGGTTGCGCCACCACGGCGAGTATTACGCGCTGGTGCTGCTGGCGGCCCTGGGCGCCACCTACATGGCTGCCGCCAGAGAGCTGCTGTCGGCCTACATCGCCCTGGAGCTGTCCAGCTTCAGCCTCTACGTGCTGGCCTCCTTCGCTAAGGCGGAGGTGCGCTCCAACGAGGGAGGCCTGAAGTACATGCTGCTGGGGGCTTTCTCCTCGGCCATCCTTCTCTACGGCCTGAGCATGGTCTACGCCGTGGCCGGCACCACCCAGTACGAAGGCATACGCGAGGCCCTGGCGGGCGACCTGGGCGGGGCGCGCTCGGCGGCCCTGCTGGGGCTGGTTCTGCTGGTGGCTGGGCTGGGCTTCAAGGTGGCGGCGGTGCCCTTCCACATGTGGACGCCCGACGCCTACGAGGGGGCGCCCCTGCCGGTGACCGCCCTCATCTCGGCCCTCTCCAAGGCGGCGGGCTTCGCCCTGTTCATCAAGCTGTTCGTGCAGGCCTTCATGCCCCTGGCCGATGACTGGCGTCCCCTGTTGGCGGGACTGGCGGCTGCCACCATGGTGCTGGGCAACCTGGTGGCCATCCAGCAGCGCAACATCAAGCGGCTTCTGGCCTATTCCAGCATCGGTCAGGTGGGCTACATCCTGGCGGGGGTGGTGGCCCTTTCGCCCGATCGGCCGGACGTGGCCAGCGCCATCCTGTTCCATCTGGCCGGCTACGTCATCAGCAACCTGGCCGCCTTCGCCTGCGCCATCGTCTACTACAACTGGACAGGGGAGGAGGACATATACGGCTACCGGGGCCTGGCGGAGCGGGCACCCTTCCTGGCCCTGGCCATGTCGGCCTCCCTCTTCTCTCTGGCAGGGATGCCCCTCTTCGCCGGCTTCGTCACCAAGTTCGTCCTGTTTCAGGCCATCGCCCAGGAGGACTTTCTGTGGCTGGCAGGGGTGGGCGTCCTGACCAGCTTCATCTCCCTGTACTATTACCTGATGGTGATGAAGCAGATGTATCTGGGGGAGCCTGCGGAGCCCACCAGGTTCCCGACGCCCTGGCTGGAGTATGCGGCGGTGGCGGCCCTGCTGGCGGGCATATTCCTGGTGGGGCTGGCGCCTTTGCCGGTCATGGAGGCCGCCGAGCGGGCGGCGACGCTGGTCTATCGCGACCTGGGGCCGGCGCTGCTGGCTGGCCGTTAGCCCACCGAAGCGGCCTGGTCGGCAGCCGTCTTCGCGCCCTCGAAGCCGCGGCGCAGGCGTCCCAGCGCCCGGTAGATGATGACCCGCACATGCACATCCGATAGCCCCAGCAACTCGCCTATCTGACGGCTGTCCAGGCCCCATTCGAAGCGCAGGGCCAGGATCTCCTGCTCCCGCGGGGAAAGGCGAGTGAGCAGGTGCTTGAGCTGGGCCAGTTCTTCCTTGTGCAGCACCACCTCTTCCGGGTCCAGCAGGATGTCGTTGCCATTGGTGTTGAAGCGGGCCGCCTTGTCCAGCGCCCGCTCCAGCGTGCGGGTGCGACGACGGTGGCTGGCCACCAGGTTCTTGGCGATGCGGAAGAGCCAGCTGGCCAGGGCCTCTTCGTGTCTGAGGCGGTCCCAGTAGCGATAGGCGCGGACGAAGGCCTCGGCCGTCAGGTCCTCGGCCACGTGCTGGTCACGGGTCCGGGCCAGTATGAAGCTGAAGATGCGCGGATAGAATGCCTGGAAGGCTTCACTGAAAGCGTCGGACTGTTGCATTGGGACCCCCTCCCTCTTTCGGGCCAAGGAGGCCTCCCAGGGAGACCCCTACCCGTGGCACCAGCCTAAGGCGGCGACGGAGATGATAGGTACTACCTGGAGGACAGAATAGAAGGTATCTTTTGGCCAAAAAGGGCAGTGACAGGTGGCTAAGGGTGGGCGCCCCCTGCCGG
Above is a genomic segment from Dehalococcoidia bacterium containing:
- a CDS encoding NADH-quinone oxidoreductase subunit N, which codes for MRLDWSLLAPEYVLAGWAAMLVLVDLFLPRLRREWLGYLAAAGALAAAGTSTIWLGDEATFGNLLDIDNYTTFFRLLFHGIAFVVCLISARYVGERLRHHGEYYALVLLAALGATYMAAARELLSAYIALELSSFSLYVLASFAKAEVRSNEGGLKYMLLGAFSSAILLYGLSMVYAVAGTTQYEGIREALAGDLGGARSAALLGLVLLVAGLGFKVAAVPFHMWTPDAYEGAPLPVTALISALSKAAGFALFIKLFVQAFMPLADDWRPLLAGLAAATMVLGNLVAIQQRNIKRLLAYSSIGQVGYILAGVVALSPDRPDVASAILFHLAGYVISNLAAFACAIVYYNWTGEEDIYGYRGLAERAPFLALAMSASLFSLAGMPLFAGFVTKFVLFQAIAQEDFLWLAGVGVLTSFISLYYYLMVMKQMYLGEPAEPTRFPTPWLEYAAVAALLAGIFLVGLAPLPVMEAAERAATLVYRDLGPALLAGR
- a CDS encoding sigma-70 family RNA polymerase sigma factor codes for the protein MQQSDAFSEAFQAFYPRIFSFILARTRDQHVAEDLTAEAFVRAYRYWDRLRHEEALASWLFRIAKNLVASHRRRTRTLERALDKAARFNTNGNDILLDPEEVVLHKEELAQLKHLLTRLSPREQEILALRFEWGLDSRQIGELLGLSDVHVRVIIYRALGRLRRGFEGAKTAADQAASVG
- a CDS encoding NADH-quinone oxidoreductase subunit M, with amino-acid sequence MEWAVFATIAIPIGTCLLLMLVPYRHDEQVRYLPVPKLGPLPDRLPLSGRYLVRYICLLSGTALFALSLLIFVAYQFEDGGYRFELRLDWLRDVAFLGENGISFHLAVNGITAPLILLTGIVIFTGVFISWNIDYRNKDYFVLLFLLVSGVYGVFASLDLFWFFFWYEVAVLPMYFLIAIWGASTNFGTFVRTKEYGALKLVLYLVAGSVLIFIGIFATFVEAGLGTFDLPALQAVAYDETFQKVFFPFFMLGFGVLAGLWPFHTWSPDGHVAAPTAVSMLHAGVLMKLGAFGILQVGMALMPEGAHFWAPVMMTLGVTGALYGAVSALAQTDLKYMVGYSSVSHMGYVIMGLASMHEIGISGAVLQMFAHGVMTALMFTNVGALYDQAHVRDMTIFGGLAQRMPRHAAYWAAAGLSSLGLPGLAGFVAEVLIFIGVFKAGYPWAGALGILAAAITATYILRMLARAYFGPFNERWAFLKEMRLGEQFGGAVLVLFLVLVGMWPFPFIERISASVKNLPGITQ